A window of the Sphaerobacter thermophilus DSM 20745 genome harbors these coding sequences:
- a CDS encoding glycosyltransferase family 9 protein, with protein MILHRLRDAGLAIASRAPVTPAVPRSYEILLLRPDHLGDLLFVTPALRRLRKALPEATITAVVGPWAAPVLAGNPDIDKVLTLPFPGFTRRPLSRLQPYRLLQQWAALIRERAPAAVVVLRDDHWWGALLAQRAGVPLRIGADHPAVRRYLTHAIPLREPHWVQRNAALLDATARILGGTPPDEPVTPATAPLRLPSVASESAAITLAGAGIAGSYLAVIPGAGARVKHWLPDRWATVATTLARELGCMVVLTGSMSEAAMIDQIRARIQAPAASLAGQTDLPTLTAVLQGARLAVGVDCGPMHLAVAAGTPTVHLFGPSSAAQFGPWGNPARHRVVSAGWCCSRCGDLSPERPEGAGCMVAITADAVLAAAREVLADG; from the coding sequence ATGATCCTCCATCGCCTGCGCGATGCCGGCCTGGCGATCGCCTCGCGCGCGCCAGTGACGCCGGCCGTGCCGCGTTCCTATGAGATATTGCTGCTGCGGCCGGACCACCTGGGGGATCTGCTCTTCGTCACCCCGGCACTGCGCCGCCTACGGAAGGCGCTGCCGGAGGCCACCATCACTGCGGTCGTGGGCCCCTGGGCCGCACCGGTGCTGGCAGGCAACCCCGACATCGACAAGGTGCTCACGCTGCCGTTCCCCGGCTTCACGCGCCGCCCCTTAAGCCGCCTGCAGCCGTATCGGCTGCTCCAGCAGTGGGCCGCGCTGATCCGCGAGCGGGCGCCCGCGGCGGTCGTGGTTCTACGCGACGACCACTGGTGGGGTGCACTCCTGGCCCAGCGCGCCGGGGTTCCGCTGCGCATCGGGGCCGACCACCCGGCAGTGAGGCGCTATTTGACCCACGCCATCCCGCTGCGTGAGCCGCACTGGGTCCAGCGCAACGCCGCCCTGCTCGACGCGACCGCCCGCATCCTCGGTGGCACCCCACCGGACGAGCCGGTCACGCCGGCCACCGCGCCGCTACGCCTGCCATCGGTAGCGAGCGAGTCGGCTGCCATTACGCTCGCCGGGGCGGGGATCGCCGGGTCGTATCTGGCCGTCATCCCCGGCGCCGGAGCACGCGTCAAGCACTGGCTCCCGGACCGCTGGGCGACCGTCGCCACGACACTTGCGCGCGAGCTTGGTTGTATGGTGGTCCTTACCGGGAGCATGAGCGAGGCGGCGATGATCGACCAGATCCGGGCACGTATCCAGGCGCCGGCCGCCTCCCTCGCCGGGCAGACCGACCTCCCGACGCTCACCGCCGTACTGCAGGGTGCACGCTTGGCGGTCGGGGTGGATTGCGGACCAATGCACCTCGCCGTCGCCGCCGGGACACCGACGGTCCACCTCTTTGGCCCGAGTTCCGCCGCACAGTTCGGCCCCTGGGGTAATCCGGCGCGCCACCGCGTGGTGAGCGCCGGATGGTGCTGCTCCCGCTGTGGCGACCTCTCGCCGGAGCGGCCCGAGGGCGCGGGGTGCATGGTGGCGATCACCGCGGACGCGGTCCTGGCAGCCGCGCGAGAGGTGCTGGCCGATGGCTGA
- a CDS encoding glycosyltransferase family 4 protein, which produces MAESRPLTIGIDASRVSERQTGTERYSRHIIEALTAAGPHHRYRLYRNATEPIPLRVPAGTEQRLIPFPRLWTHLRLSAELARHRVDALFVPAHVIPPVHPRASVVTIHDLGYLYEADAHTPSARRYLDWSTRWSARVAARVIAISRATRDDLIRHYHVPAEKIGVIPHGIDETFTPRPPDEVDRWLANLGLRRPYLLYVGTLQPRKNLARLIAAFDRLAAEHPDLRLVLAGKRGWLAEEIDAALARSPNRSRIDLPGHVPDAALPALYTGCEALALPSLYEGFGLPVLEAMACGAPVVISNRGALPEVGGDAAIVVDPLDTDAIAAGLARALDPAERERRVAAGRAHAARFRWDDAGRATLAVIEEAVAVTGGSHGRR; this is translated from the coding sequence ATGGCTGAGTCGCGGCCGTTGACGATCGGGATCGACGCCAGCCGCGTCAGCGAGCGCCAAACCGGCACCGAGCGGTACTCGCGCCACATCATCGAGGCGCTGACGGCCGCCGGGCCGCACCACCGCTACCGGCTGTACCGCAACGCGACCGAGCCGATTCCGCTGCGCGTTCCCGCCGGGACCGAGCAGCGCCTGATTCCCTTCCCGCGTCTCTGGACACACCTGCGGCTCTCAGCCGAGTTGGCGCGGCACCGGGTGGACGCGCTCTTCGTCCCGGCGCACGTCATCCCGCCGGTACACCCGCGCGCCAGCGTGGTCACCATCCATGACCTCGGCTACCTGTACGAAGCCGATGCACACACGCCCTCGGCGCGACGCTACCTGGACTGGTCCACCCGCTGGAGCGCCCGCGTCGCCGCCCGTGTCATCGCGATCTCTCGCGCCACGCGCGACGACCTCATCCGGCACTACCACGTGCCGGCGGAGAAGATTGGCGTCATCCCGCACGGCATCGACGAGACGTTTACACCGCGCCCGCCGGACGAAGTCGACCGCTGGCTTGCCAATCTGGGACTGCGCCGCCCCTATCTGCTCTATGTCGGCACGCTGCAACCGCGGAAGAATCTTGCCCGGCTCATCGCGGCTTTCGACCGGCTGGCGGCCGAACACCCGGATCTGCGTCTGGTGCTGGCGGGGAAGCGTGGGTGGCTGGCGGAGGAGATCGACGCCGCGCTCGCCCGCAGCCCGAACCGCAGCCGCATCGACCTGCCCGGCCACGTGCCCGACGCCGCGCTCCCGGCGCTCTACACGGGCTGCGAGGCCCTGGCGCTCCCGTCGCTCTACGAGGGCTTCGGCCTGCCGGTCCTCGAGGCCATGGCCTGCGGCGCACCGGTGGTGATTTCGAACCGCGGGGCGCTGCCGGAGGTCGGCGGCGACGCGGCGATCGTCGTCGACCCGCTCGACACGGACGCCATCGCCGCCGGGCTGGCTCGCGCGCTCGACCCTGCCGAGCGGGAGCGCCGGGTCGCGGCGGGACGCGCCCACGCCGCACGCTTCCGCTGGGACGATGCCGGTCGCGCCACGCTGGCAGTGATCGAGGAGGCCGTCGCCGTCACCGGGGGGAGCCATGGCCGTCGCTGA
- a CDS encoding glycosyltransferase family 9 protein, translated as MAVADVVAPRRILVVKLADLGDAVLATPAIDALRRAFPTARIDALTTPAARAVLALCPAVDRTIGFPKALFDRPTDLAHPGRLVTMARLAAHLRAQRYDAVVLLHHLTTGFGALKFRALARATGAPVVAGLDNGRGTFLTHRATDLGFGGRTEWEYGLDIVAALGVPTDGARANLAVPDSARAAADRLLGQAGIAEPFIVVHPGVGSYSQARAWPADRFAAVARDLRASTGLPIVAVGTRDEAAGAGPLLAEDGVVNLLGRTTIAELAAVLARAALVIGADSGVAHLTAALRRPTLAIFGPSNHDAWRPMGAALHYVGTRPFPDAGALVVRAPIPCAPCLYTGYTLGQRQGCTLRTCLDWVAATEVVEAALHMLRNSGVIDAPEKLP; from the coding sequence ATGGCCGTCGCTGACGTGGTTGCACCGCGCCGCATCCTGGTCGTCAAACTCGCCGACCTGGGCGACGCCGTGCTGGCGACGCCGGCCATCGACGCGCTGCGCCGCGCCTTCCCCACGGCCCGCATCGACGCGCTGACCACGCCTGCTGCCCGGGCGGTGCTCGCCCTGTGCCCCGCGGTCGACCGTACCATCGGTTTCCCCAAGGCGCTCTTCGATCGGCCCACCGACCTGGCACACCCCGGGCGGCTCGTCACAATGGCACGGCTGGCCGCACACCTGCGCGCGCAGCGCTACGACGCAGTCGTGTTGCTCCACCACCTGACAACCGGCTTCGGTGCGCTGAAGTTCCGCGCCCTGGCGCGGGCGACCGGCGCTCCGGTCGTCGCCGGGCTGGACAACGGGCGAGGGACGTTCCTCACCCACCGGGCGACCGACCTGGGATTCGGCGGACGGACAGAGTGGGAGTACGGCCTGGACATCGTCGCCGCGCTCGGGGTGCCCACCGACGGCGCCCGCGCGAACCTCGCGGTCCCGGATAGCGCCCGGGCGGCGGCCGACCGCCTCCTCGGGCAAGCTGGCATCGCGGAGCCGTTCATCGTCGTCCACCCGGGCGTCGGGTCGTATAGCCAGGCCCGTGCCTGGCCGGCCGACCGCTTCGCTGCCGTCGCGCGCGATCTCCGCGCTAGCACCGGTTTGCCGATCGTAGCGGTCGGCACACGGGACGAGGCGGCCGGCGCCGGACCACTGTTGGCGGAAGACGGGGTTGTCAACCTGCTCGGGCGGACCACGATCGCGGAGCTGGCGGCGGTGCTGGCACGCGCTGCCCTGGTCATCGGTGCGGACAGTGGCGTGGCGCATCTCACGGCCGCGCTCCGGCGCCCGACACTGGCCATCTTCGGCCCATCGAACCACGACGCCTGGCGCCCCATGGGTGCGGCCCTCCACTACGTGGGAACTCGTCCCTTCCCCGATGCCGGGGCACTGGTTGTGCGAGCGCCCATCCCGTGTGCGCCGTGCCTCTACACGGGCTACACTCTCGGGCAGCGGCAGGGGTGCACGCTACGGACCTGCCTCGACTGGGTTGCCGCAACCGAGGTCGTCGAGGCGGCGCTGCACATGCTCCGCAACTCGGGCGTAATTGACGCACCCGAGAAGCTACCGTAG
- a CDS encoding inositol-3-phosphate synthase, with protein sequence MSSRKIRVAIIGVGNCASSLVQGVEYYRHADPNDFVPGLMHVDLGGYHVGDIEFSAAIDIDKNKVGKDLSEAIFTSPNNTYKFSDVPHLGVPVHRGMTHDGLGKYLSQIIEKAPGSTADIVGILKETGTDVVVNFLPVGSEMATKWYVEQVLEAGCAFVNCIPVFIAREEYWQNRFRERGLPIIGDDIKSQVGATITHRVLTRLFADRGVRIDRTYQLNFGGNTDFLNMLERERLESKKISKTNAVTSQIDYPVDPENVHVGPSDYVPWLQDRKWCHIRMEGTTFGDVPLNIELKLEVWDSPNSAGVVIDAIRCAKLALDTGISGALLGPSAYFMKSPPVQYHDDQAREMVESFIRETVAHREAAEAAATPAEQG encoded by the coding sequence GTGAGTAGCAGAAAGATCCGTGTCGCGATCATCGGCGTGGGGAACTGCGCGTCATCCCTGGTTCAGGGGGTCGAGTACTACCGCCACGCTGACCCGAACGACTTTGTGCCCGGCCTGATGCACGTTGATCTCGGCGGCTACCACGTCGGGGACATCGAGTTCAGCGCCGCGATCGACATCGACAAGAACAAGGTGGGCAAGGACCTCTCCGAGGCAATCTTCACGTCGCCCAACAACACCTATAAGTTCTCCGATGTGCCGCACCTGGGCGTCCCCGTCCACCGCGGCATGACGCACGACGGCCTCGGCAAGTACCTCTCACAGATCATTGAGAAGGCGCCAGGCTCCACTGCCGACATCGTCGGCATCCTCAAGGAGACCGGCACCGACGTCGTCGTCAACTTCCTGCCCGTCGGCTCCGAGATGGCCACCAAGTGGTACGTCGAGCAGGTACTGGAGGCCGGCTGCGCCTTCGTCAACTGCATCCCGGTCTTCATCGCCCGCGAGGAGTACTGGCAGAACCGCTTCCGCGAGCGGGGTCTGCCGATCATCGGCGACGACATCAAGAGCCAGGTCGGCGCGACCATCACCCACCGCGTGCTGACCCGCCTCTTCGCCGACCGCGGTGTCCGCATCGACCGCACCTACCAGCTCAACTTCGGCGGCAACACCGACTTCCTCAACATGCTGGAGCGCGAGCGGCTGGAGTCAAAGAAGATCTCCAAGACGAACGCCGTCACCAGCCAGATCGACTACCCGGTGGATCCGGAGAACGTGCACGTCGGCCCGAGCGACTATGTGCCGTGGCTCCAGGACCGCAAGTGGTGCCACATCCGCATGGAGGGAACGACCTTTGGCGATGTGCCGCTCAACATCGAGCTAAAGCTCGAGGTGTGGGACTCGCCGAACTCGGCCGGCGTCGTGATCGACGCCATCCGCTGCGCGAAGCTCGCGCTCGATACCGGCATCAGCGGCGCGCTGCTCGGACCGTCGGCCTACTTCATGAAGTCGCCGCCCGTCCAGTACCACGACGACCAGGCCCGCGAGATGGTTGAGAGCTTCATCCGCGAGACCGTCGCGCATCGCGAGGCTGCCGAGGCTGCCGCTACCCCGGCCGAGCAGGGGTGA